The window AGACATTACTGTAAACTATAAGCTCCCCATTGCCAGAgatctattaggaacaacatGTATCCCTATCGAAAATAACATTTATCTGTAAACAGTCAATTACTGACTGTGGATGTGTAAATATAAGCATCAAAATCTATAAGGAGCAGgtatacaattaaaaaatagtgtttctgaaaaacagacagaagtaCTTTatagtatttataatattctataatatttttttaaatattggaccAATTCCGATAAAGTAAAGTTATGCAAATATCGGCTGATACCGATACTATCACCGATATATCACCCATCCCTACTAACGACTACAAAGATTTTTCTGAGATGCATCAGAGCGTAAGCTCAGAGATTTTTGTACTCACCCTGTAGACTCTGCTGCCAGGAGGGGGGCTGTATTTGACTTGTACACAAATTGTTCTGGTGTCTGTGTTGCTAGGCAACGGCTCATATTCATCCAACAATCATTTTCTTGACTTGGTGAATTATAGATCAGTGAATTGTTTATGAAGCCTCTGCTTTGACCGACACTTGTTTGTATTCTCTGCTTGGCGAGAATCTCCGGCCCTGGTTGAATAAATAGTTGGATAACACGTTTGCTGTTTTATGGCTGAGCCGCCTGACGGCTCTGAAACCTGTGCTTCCTTGTTCTCCACACAGCCGTGGCagttctgctgtgttctgaCGAGACGGCAGTGTGAGTTTTGTTAGCTTTCAGGTTCTAAAGCTGTAGTGTAGTCCCTGCAGGAGCTGCTAGTTATTCATAGAACCAGAAAACTGGGAAGGGCTTTTATGATCGCTCTGTTTTGGATTTAAGCatcaaatctgtaaaaaaaaaaaaaaaagcagacttttgttctgtttttggaTTAAGGAagatcctttaaaaaaacaaacacttattttttattttttaaaactataaatatttTAGTGTAAAAAACATAAGTGTAAACAAATTCTGATTGATTTTAATTTCAACAAACTTTTTATTAATCCAAtcaattttctttcaaaattaaaacaaggaTTCACTAAAGCTTTAAACCACTGAATTCACATAAAAATAAACGCTTTGATAAATTtgtaaaaagcaaaagcaaTCTTTTTATGGGGACAGCTTTAGTTCGGAATACGCAGCATTTGACAGCCAGTGAAACGTGTAGGGAACTCCACGGCTCATTATCTTCAGTTTGAGACTGCAGTGCACCAGCCGGAGTCACTTATGAAGCTGCTGGCCTCAAGTGGCAGGCGGGAGAGCTGCCACTCTCATGGATATTCAGACAGCCTAATGAGACGGAGCCAAGGCTAGGAAGAAACTATTTAAAGACCCGAGAAGGAAAGCGATTTctgattttatatatatgtaaataacTACAGAACAGTCTTGAggggttgttaaaaaaaatcaagttaaaagcaacaaaaaaagcaaataaaaagttttaaatgattGAAAATGTGTTACAAAAATCCAATAAATCACTGCTGCTTATAGTGAGAAATGTAACATCCAACTGTTCAGACTCACTTTGGAACGCATCAAACGTGCTTCCTTACCCACTCTGCTGAAAACCcagttcttaacatgttctggcggcatttttctgatgatggaagacaaataaaattgcaattctgagtatttcttaatttattgtgaatcaggaccggacaaaaaaaattgtatttgtgatgtagctctctgctccgcccccatctggctcaaaagtcAACgtttggatagctccaaaaatgctcgctatttttgttgtaccgctaATGTAAAGTTGGGAGGGTGAGGGGCTGTACGCTagcaggaaagagtgtaaacattAAGCTCTCAGTAATGGTGAAGGGAAGGGGGaacggggttgctccacgccatcAGTTCCTCCCACACCTCAGAGTTGAATTTCGAATGAATtgctgccgctttgcagaaccTAAAAACTGCTTAATcaaaagctcaaaagatgatcggacttTATTTGAGAGGAGATTTGAGAGATGCTGACGGTCACATGGGGCAGCATTGGTGGCTCgactcatcatcatcatcatcatcatctgtccCTGTGGGGCAGCAAGAGACGCCTGTCCCACAAGGTCATATTTCACATTTAATCCAAAGCTTTCTAGACTTTTTTGCTGTAGATGCCATGCTTTTTCTAGAGATGCAGGTGCTTTCTAGGAATTGTTTCTTGTCCTCAACTTTAATCCACTttttgggtctttaaagctTCCAGGAGTCTGACTTCACAGAAGGTAAACCCTAAAGCTGCCGTGAATAGATCTTATTTTTTATGGCTCTAGTTTCAGTGTAGCAAAgtgaagagggaaaaaaagccaaCGCTTGGTGGTTTTTAGAGCAGCACATGATTTATTCAACCGTTACTTGTGATAGAAAAGAGAAATCGATCTGGAGAATGTAAATCCAGCTCTGCCTATCAGAAAATTGATTGActgacagcagctgctgcttcaagGTCCTGCTTCAAAGAGCTCTTCAGCTTAGCCGAGGTTTGATCTGTGAGTGATGCCGGCTGCCTGTCCTTGTTTCCGGCCCGTAGGGATGTCCGAGTCCGAGCAGTTCTTGAAGGGGACGTCGCAGATCAAGATCCTCTCTCCAGAGGACATTGAAGGCATGAGAGTCGTGTGCAAGGTGACAAACTCTCCTTCTTTGCTCAGCCCCTCTGTTTAGAGATTTTTAACGTGGGTTTCTTTTGCAGCTGGCCCGAGAAGTGCTGGAAATTGCAGCCTTGATGGTAAAACCAGGAGTCACAACAGAAGAAATCGATCATGCCGTGCATTTGGTATGTAGACCCCCTCAAACAGGCCAAGTGGAGCACACACAGGAGAAGCAGTAAACCTCCAGTATTATATTATATCACAAAGCTCGCACATCCATCCTTATTAGTACACCTCAGCACAAACAGGAGGGTTCAGATCACATCCAACTTCCCAACTCTTTTGGTCCCATTGATCAAATTCACTAGAAGTCTTCAAAATGAATCCATCAGGTTTCctcaacaaaacacacaagagTCCTCTAATACCAATCCATGAGTGCATTGACTGTTGGAAGAAACtctcctttgcctgtctgggttTAGCTTTTTAGGATACAGGTTAGAGTTGGGGAAGATAAATACTAGTTTCCAGTGGCAATCTCTCCATCAAGAGATGGATTCAACTTTGAATTTTAGTCTtttacaccagagctttagctccagtttgATGTTCTTTGAACTAGCATAACTTCAACTATAGACGCGAATAACGGAATTCCAACGGATTccgaagcagaaaaaaagcagctttgctctgAAATGCAACACATTACAGAAGTAAAATGTTGACATAATCAACGTACATAAGGCGATTCAGACTGAAAGAAACCCATTGGAAGTAGGTTGTTTGTGTGAACAAtggaagagttatggtagtttgaagaatgtgttatttgctgctgctggtgaCACCTCTGGTGTTGAGGTTAAAATGTTGTTATTCATTCAACACAAATGCTTTTATGAAAGACAatacaagctaaaaaaaaaaagagccaacaGTTTCCAAAGAAGAACATTAGGACCTGATTATGAGTGGATTTGGttcgatttttattttattattattttttttaaggattgaaatataattgaatactgcaagaaaaaaatttcaaaacacAGATGTAATCAAACAGACTGTGACATCAACGAATACATTAATTGGAATACAAAGAGTAAATGAACAAATGGTGGAATCatgccatttttttcaaaagtgtcatttttcaTAATCATAGTAATCTCATAGGTTAGATTAATTAAATATATTGATTAccaactaaagtcaagtagagtttgatttgtgTCTTGAGAGGGGGAGGAAGTGAATTTAGATGATCCCACCCCAtcgagttattttttttatatatatttttgcatagtttttatAATCCGGTACTTATTTGATCAAGTGCAGATTATTTGTCAAATTACAATGGAGTGCTTATTGAATAATCTCAGAAAATATTGTTACATCATGTCTGTAAGCTTGAATACAAAATCACAGTTCCAGCAGCAGATATATTTACTAACTGATTGGTAAAAGTGGAGGAAGTGAAGTTGGGCTGGTTGTTGGTGCTTTGTCTCAAAGTTCTGGAGACTTAAggattgttttgtgcattagcACCTTCTTTGGATCACTCCGTCAATTTGTTGTGGCAGGAAATCTgctgatgatgaagaacatCTGTTGGAGTTGCAGCGTGTAAACAATCTGCCGTGTGGTGATTTCTCGCATCGCTCCGTGTTTGTAGATGCAGTCAGTCCCATTCTTCCTCCCGTGTTGTGTTTAAATTTCTCATTTCATGCCGCAGGTGTCTGGCGCGTGTGCTCACATTATACATAAATACGGCTCTGCTCGTTCCATTATCTGTCTCCATAAACAACATGCTGTGTGTGTTCAGGCCTGCACAGCGAGGAACTGCTACCCTTCACCTCTCAACTACTACAACTTCCCCAAATCGTCCTGCACGTCGGTCAATGAAGTCATCTGTCACGGCATCCCAGACAGAAGGTCCCTGCAGGAAGGAGACATCCTCAACGGTTCGTGCATCACAGTTTTATCTGACGCGCCCAAACAAGCCCAGCTTTGATCTTCCTCTCAAACTAGAAACTGCTTTAGCTTCTGAAATGTCAAAGTCAAGTCCTTGGAAGTGTCGTGCTGCTATTTTATCAACGAGAGCTGAAGAGGGATTTGATTCCCGAGTGGCGAGTATTGGTGGCAGCGTTCTGAAACGGTGTCGGCAGGAGTTTGGCCGATTCTAGCTGGTTTTTATGAATGTGTCTACTGTGACGTCCACCGCTCCCCTCGGAGCCTGTGATAGAGCACTTTCCACCAACGGCTCTCTGGCTGTGTGTTCCTACAAGACGAATAGTTTCATTAACCTTTCCCAGTGCAGAATCTGAATATTTCCTCTGTAGTGGTGAGTCTCTCTGCAGACGCGGCGTTCTCATCTGCAGTTCATGtacaacattttgctttttcaaataTTGTTAACCCAACATTTTTCCTCTAACACAATGAGCCTGCATATTTATTCCCTCTTCACTTACACAGTGGACATCACCGTCTATCATAATGGTTTCCACGGCGACCTCAATGAAACCTTCTTTGTGGGGGAGGTAGATGAAGGAGCGAAGAAGCTGGTCCAGACGACGTATGAATGCCTTATGCAAGCCATCGACTCCGGTAGGCTCTGGAGAGATTTCCCTTCCTTAATCTCacttagtttattttttcaaatgcatcgTTTTGGAAGCAACATGAGGGAATAAAAAGGTGTGCACCTGTTTAGTCTTTAAAGCCTAAATTTGTGGGGAAAaagcatctgtgtgtgtgattgtgtgcgtgtgtgtggttAGATATGTTAACATGTATCACCATATTCTGGTCTTAAACCCTATTTCACTTGCTGAGAACTAAATAAACTCCTACTAAAACCAAGAGCTGGAGAAAAAGTCCGTCCAGAAATCTCAGGAAATGTTGTTTCGCTGTTTCTAAAATtacacagacaaaacaaaaagtcatgttTGGTAGGTTTCACAGAcgagagggttttttttttcaaaataaagtaagaTGGTGTTTTAGTGAATGCCATATTCAAAACGTAGAGCATTTTCTCGGTAAGATCGTCtgaatttatttacagaaacgagaggatttctttttaaaaccgtattttgattatttcattcCAGAGCAGAGTGTGAGTAAGGATAACTTTCACTGTCATTGaagaaaaggtttgaaaaaacCAAATTGGTTTTGTTTCATACTGGAGGATGACCATAGACAACAGTTACATAATGTAATCACAATATTTTGTGTTAATGTTATAAAAACTCTTTCACTTCCTTTATTAGTGGGGTTATAATTTTTGGAACCCACTGAAGACGTCAGGTCAGCCTGAAGGGTTGAGAGTTCAAAAATAAAGCTGGAAgatgattttattcaaaaaaacatttacagccGTTTGGTCATAAAATTgtcaataaacacaattttttcttcttgccTCTTTTCATGCTTGCTGTTATTGCAAAATTAATCTAccatgttttattctgaaatgacttgaaagaAGTTTGACTTCCTTTAAATTAGACTATCAGGCCAGATAAGAGCTTATTTGAAATGGATGTGAATTTGTGGGGATGAAAACTCTGATTTTCACAGTAAAAGCACATCTTTTTGTTCATATCCACATTCATAAGACATGGGAATAGCTCATGTAATATAAGGGAGTTGtggtatgtttgtgtttttgcatgtttttttagatgaaaggggaaaataaaaccattttataAAACTACTGGGCGAAGCTTTTGAGGAAAATTAAGTAACAtcaacaaaaaacctttttgaaaatattcaagAACTGGTGATCTGCTCTTTACGTTAAAACGGGTGAATGTAATTCCAGAAGAAAGTGACGCTGGGAGGTAAATGAAGGCTTTGTCGTCTGTCCTGATCTCCTCAGTGAAGCCCGGCGTTCGCTACAGAGAGTTGGGGAACGTCATTCAAAAGCACGCCCAGGCTAACGGCTTCTCCGTGGTCCGGAGCTACTGCGGCCATGGCATCCACAGACTCTTTCACACCGCCCCCAATGTGCCACACTATGCCAGTGAGTGGCCACGCAGCTGCCAGCATCCAAAGGCTTCTCTCTTCCTGCTCTGTGGGGCATTAATGCTGCTGCTTTCattgaacagaaaacaaagcagtCGGAGTCATGAAGCCGGGTCACGTGTTCACCATCGAGCCCATGATTTGTGAAGGTGAGTTTGAAAGATACGGCATGTAGTAGGGGATGTCCCGATCATCTTGTTTTGGCTCTTTTCCAATTCAGTCATTTGATTTGAAGTATCTGCCGACACCAAGTCCTGATCCCATACGtttgtaacacatttttaaaatgaacagatcctgatttttactttattaaacttattttatcatttaactcTCCTTTCTGAGAAGTAGCTTAAACAATTGAGAAAAAATGGTTCACTATTAGCTACTAAAAATGGGGAATAATGAGTCATGTGAAAAggtttggtgactgtagctttaATATCTTTAGAActgttcaacatttttaatcacATGTGATTCATTCTTACCATAAATTCctgaaaatgaaggaaaatcGTTGTAGCATGAATAAgccatttgttaaaaaatgattagATTGGTTTAAAAGGATTACAatggttataaaaaaaactagcttttttcttttgaaatgcctTTTTAGGTCATTGTTTGAGTTAAACAAACCAATAgagacacttgctgtcagttGTATAGTTTAATAAGAGTTTTTGAGCCCAGAATCTGTTAAAATCTTGCTAAATTTACCGAACTGTTTTTGTGCGCCTCCTGCTCAAACTAGTGCCGTATTCTGTCGCGCTTTACAGCAATAAGACTGTGATCTGCTCACGGTATACACACCTCTACTTAAGTGTTTATCTGTGATTAAAAGCTTGAAATGTATAGCGTTGATCAAAATAAtgagaataaagaaaatatccGATTCCTGGTTGGGACACAACATCTAATTCTGATCCAATCTGAAATCACGTAATGGGGCCTGATTTCCAATCACGTGATCAGACTTGGACATCCGTGGCGTATACTTCCTTTTGTAAACCTACTAgagattaaaatatatatattggtCAGCAATTAGAATAAAAGCAGTTGGAAACCTTAAAACTGTTATGAGACTTTAAAACAAATTGGGATTTTTCCCGCTGGTTGTAGAAACAATGCAAAACTACCTTTTGAAGGGATGTTTTCAATTCTTGTAAAGTAAAAAGAGGTTTAATTGATGCTGTGCTGAACGTCTCAGGTGGCTGGCAGGATGAGACATGGCCTGACGGCTGGACGGCGGTGACCAGAGACGGGAAGAGGTCGGCTCAGTTCGAGCACACCCTGCTGGTGACGGAGACCGGCTGTGAGATCCTCACTCGCCGCCTGGAGGAAAACGGACGCGCTCATTTCCTGAGCCAAATGTAGGCTGGACTGGCACGCACCGACTGGACTCTACCAGACAGACCcagcgcgcacacacacac is drawn from Oryzias latipes chromosome 22, ASM223467v1 and contains these coding sequences:
- the metap1 gene encoding methionine aminopeptidase 1 isoform X2 — its product is MRLVSVLTPPLGKAAGMATTEARRECETEDCSKDAKLQCPTCIKLGIQGSYFCSQECFKGSWASHKLLHKKAKEEKNQIEANNCVEKDINTDPWPGYRYTGKLRPYYPLTPMRLVPSGIQRPDYADHPRGMSESEQFLKGTSQIKILSPEDIEGMRVVCKLAREVLEIAALMVKPGVTTEEIDHAVHLACTARNCYPSPLNYYNFPKSSCTSVNEVICHGIPDRRSLQEGDILNVDITVYHNGFHGDLNETFFVGEVDEGAKKLVQTTYECLMQAIDSVKPGVRYRELGNVIQKHAQANGFSVVRSYCGHGIHRLFHTAPNVPHYAKNKAVGVMKPGHVFTIEPMICEGGWQDETWPDGWTAVTRDGKRSAQFEHTLLVTETGCEILTRRLEENGRAHFLSQM
- the metap1 gene encoding methionine aminopeptidase 1 isoform X1, translating into MRLVSVLTPPLGKAAGMATTEARRECETEDCSKDAKLQCPTCIKLGIQGSYFCSQECFKGSWASHKLLHKKAKEEKNQIEANNCVEKDINTDPWPGYRYTGKLRPYYPLTPMRLVPSGIQRPDYADHPRGMSESEQFLKGTSQIKILSPEDIEGMRVVCKLAREVLEIAALMVKPGVTTEEIDHAVHLACTARNCYPSPLNYYNFPKSSCTSVNEVICHGIPDRRSLQEGDILNVDITVYHNGFHGDLNETFFVGEVDEGAKKLVQTTYECLMQAIDSVKPGVRYRELGNVIQKHAQANGFSVVRSYCGHGIHRLFHTAPNVPHYAKNKAVGVMKPGHVFTIEPMICEGGWQDETWPDGWTAVTRDGKRSAQFEHTLLVTETGCEILTRRLEENGRAHFLSQILD